TTATAGTGTATTACTAAATATTTATACCTAGATATTCTTTGACCCAGTTTTTGTAGAATGATGTTAAATCAACTATTTTGTAGTATTCTCGTTTAAATATTTCTATTAATTCATTTAAATTTTTATATATTGATTTATATATTGTAGACTTAATTTTACGCCATACATCTTCGATTGGATTTAAATCGGGACAGTATGGTTGTAAAAATATTAAGTTTATATTTAATATTTCGCATGCTTTTTCAACGATTTTAGCATGATGTATTCTTGCATTATCTAAAATAATGTTTATTTTCTTTTCTTTTGAGTTTATTTCAGTTATTTTGGGATTTAATAGATTATTTAATAATCTGGATCTTTTTTCATGCCATATTTTTCTGGAGTTGTTATTGTCTTCTTTATTGCAGATTTTTTGAATTTTTTCAATGGATGTTTGTTGTGAATTGTCATTATATAGTTCATTATTGATTTTATTAATTAAATCCATTTTATTTAGTGATTTAGAGGATAAATAGTTTTTTATTTCGTCATCTGATAAATTTTCATTCTTTATTGCTTCTTTGATTAATTGTTTACCGGAAGTATTTTCCATGTTTTCAATACGGTAATGACATAATGTAATTATAAATTGAAATGCATTATTTTTTGTGTTTACTTCCATGTATGAGTTGCAATTAATTCCTTGGAAACCAGTTACATTTATTCCAATTTTTACTGGATGTTTTCTTTGTATATTTTTTTCTCCTGGAGTATATAATACTCTTGTAACATTTGGAACATTTTGACATGATGTTTCGTCCAAAAAAGCAAAATATTCAGTTTTTAAATCAATGAAAGTTAGTTTTTTTTAAGATCTTCTTCGGGGTTTTCTGGACGAGTGTTATATTTGATGAATGGTTTTCCATAGTTTAAATTTAGTTTTTGTCTTGTAATGACCCATATTTGCTTTTCACTGTATGTTATTCC
This genomic stretch from Methanobrevibacter oralis harbors:
- a CDS encoding transposase, which translates into the protein MDETSCQNVPNVTRVLYTPGEKNIQRKHPVKIGINVTGFQGINCNSYMEVNTKNNAFQFIITLCHYRIENMENTSGKQLIKEAIKNENLSDDEIKNYLSSKSLNKMDLINKINNELYNDNSQQTSIEKIQKICNKEDNNNSRKIWHEKRSRLLNNLLNPKITEINSKEKKINIILDNARIHHAKIVEKACEILNINLIFLQPYCPDLNPIEDVWRKIKSTIYKSIYKNLNELIEIFKREYYKIVDLTSFYKNWVKEYLGINI